The following proteins are co-located in the Micromonospora viridifaciens genome:
- a CDS encoding HEAT repeat domain-containing protein, producing MKVYISATQKDLLEYRAAVHAAARRLEIEDVAMEAYSADIRPPLERCLADVRRCDLYVGLFAWRYGFRPPGQQSSITELEYREALAAGKPCLIFLLAEDMPWPVGMIDREEPDSKQIVALRRELKERHLCAFFTSVDDLAAKVTVALADMRSGRSPAREPGDPDTHLPESVRNQYQRHLRQMYRAVPLDAVAPRPTVGYLTVGLPNVFVEPRVHEDARPEMPLAWWRWAGSTPDGDTGGLPGVVDPVEVERLWEEYAAKDALGLFEVVCDPSHRAVVLLGDPGSGKSAAVRYLALALAGVCSEPRLAALDGYLPVLIELRSYATHRGDGRCDGLLDYVGHRRQQGLAGIDRDVLEAYLRQGGQALFLFDGLDEVFDPAHREEVAAQIATFANEYPGVRTVVTSRAAGYRRHTFANAGFDHFTLEDLDDERIGRFLGNWYRDVMPIPAAEADRQQRQILDVVHRSRAMHEIAGNPLLLTLMAIVGRDHPLPRNRRRLYAHVADVLISEWDVTKQLRESHGDIPPLDPQAKLRLLRHLAYRMQCRDSGPAGNYIESDELARVFRDHLVEFYGFESERAHGMANSMIEKLRQRSFILERYGLHLFGFVHRTFLEFFCAEEIVDRFEHEPEAWGLEQLRALFREHWADPSWREVLRLVAGALPAQAANDLITMLATEVNQPWPPLNLPTPPWHLVLAAQCVAEAPQPAELADAGGAVLRQVVLLVEHGISADDPNLVELTEQDLLSSIRALGPHWPGRGTFLHWYRRRGVRTSWRSGSTFATRAAAALSTAGEQLEELLIRELGERRERQARLTLVAGLAEAAGRQNTTSRSHRYCRDLLFEQARAEGSTAVRQAAVRALVTHFAADTDLVDVLRTLAGSSDPAVRALVVPALDTRVDSAKDVRRLLLARATDDRDNAVRRAAAAVLAARCADLPDAPETLQLLLATDTDPGVVQCALKCLLALPRHAEAARARALARVVDDDHDDVRRCLVTELLPGQAGPDSSELLLKLAGSDSSARVRAVAVQRLALVPDPDGRCQDRLVDRIKQDEDASVRAAAVTALADRYHPDDTGWAVMAHAAQSDEDATVRLAAVRALAEAYPDHRTGQLLLERARHDPTASLRLAAVDLLTGRPLLEHATRDLLIARATEERDPIVRLRVTRSLARTEAPLDAEVRECLTEQVRRDPDPNVLRAAAQALARDGGANGLVDTLSHRARQDSYDGIRLAAVQTLCAFGSADAVTDVLLECVQSDTDPAVFDAAVDCLTTRNSASMAVTQRLTRRLADREPAIRARIAAALGEHFGADPEVRVLLMGLVNDDPDLEVRRRAVEQLAAAPADRREVRELLVRLVDDDDWEIRRTALLALARHYGADTGTREVLVRLAHQEDYDAVRRLVAQLLATLPGTVPDDFP from the coding sequence ATGAAGGTCTACATTTCGGCCACGCAAAAGGATCTGCTGGAATACCGAGCGGCCGTGCACGCGGCGGCCCGTCGCCTCGAGATCGAGGACGTGGCCATGGAGGCGTACAGCGCCGACATCCGCCCGCCCCTGGAACGCTGCCTGGCCGACGTGCGCCGGTGTGACCTCTACGTGGGCCTCTTCGCCTGGCGGTACGGGTTCCGGCCGCCCGGGCAGCAGTCCTCGATCACGGAGCTGGAGTACCGGGAGGCGCTCGCGGCCGGGAAACCGTGCCTGATCTTCCTGCTCGCCGAGGACATGCCCTGGCCCGTTGGCATGATCGATCGGGAGGAGCCCGACTCGAAGCAGATCGTCGCCCTGCGCCGAGAGCTCAAGGAGCGCCACCTGTGCGCCTTCTTCACCAGTGTGGACGATCTCGCGGCCAAGGTGACCGTGGCGCTGGCCGACATGCGCAGTGGCCGCTCCCCGGCTCGGGAACCGGGCGACCCGGACACCCACCTGCCGGAGAGCGTGCGCAACCAGTATCAACGGCATCTGCGGCAGATGTACCGAGCCGTACCCCTGGACGCCGTCGCGCCGCGTCCCACCGTCGGATACCTCACGGTCGGCCTGCCGAACGTGTTCGTCGAGCCGCGGGTGCACGAGGACGCCCGACCGGAGATGCCCCTCGCCTGGTGGCGCTGGGCCGGTTCCACGCCGGACGGCGACACCGGCGGCCTGCCCGGGGTGGTGGACCCGGTGGAGGTGGAGCGGCTCTGGGAGGAGTACGCGGCCAAGGACGCGCTGGGCCTGTTCGAGGTGGTGTGCGATCCCAGCCATCGGGCGGTTGTGCTGCTCGGCGACCCGGGCTCCGGCAAGTCGGCGGCCGTGCGGTATCTGGCGCTGGCGCTGGCCGGCGTCTGCTCCGAGCCTCGGCTGGCGGCGTTGGACGGGTACCTGCCGGTCCTGATCGAGTTGCGCTCGTACGCCACCCACCGTGGGGACGGCCGGTGCGACGGCCTGCTGGACTACGTCGGCCACCGCCGCCAGCAGGGGCTGGCCGGCATCGACCGGGACGTGCTGGAGGCGTATCTGCGGCAGGGCGGCCAGGCGCTGTTCCTGTTCGACGGCCTGGACGAGGTCTTCGACCCGGCGCACCGGGAGGAGGTCGCCGCGCAGATCGCCACCTTCGCCAACGAGTACCCGGGCGTACGCACGGTCGTCACCTCGCGGGCGGCCGGGTACCGGCGGCACACCTTCGCCAACGCCGGCTTCGACCACTTCACCCTGGAGGATCTCGACGACGAGCGGATCGGGCGGTTCCTCGGCAACTGGTACCGCGACGTCATGCCCATCCCGGCGGCGGAGGCGGACCGGCAGCAGCGGCAGATCCTCGACGTGGTGCACCGGTCCCGGGCGATGCACGAGATCGCCGGTAACCCGCTGCTGCTGACGCTCATGGCGATCGTCGGCCGGGACCACCCGCTGCCGCGCAACCGGCGCCGGCTCTACGCGCACGTCGCGGACGTGCTGATCTCCGAGTGGGACGTGACCAAGCAACTGCGCGAGAGCCACGGTGACATTCCGCCGCTGGACCCGCAGGCGAAGTTACGGCTGCTGCGGCACCTGGCGTATCGGATGCAGTGCCGGGACTCCGGCCCGGCCGGCAACTACATTGAATCCGACGAATTGGCTCGCGTCTTCCGGGACCACCTGGTGGAGTTCTACGGTTTCGAGAGCGAGCGGGCGCACGGCATGGCCAACTCGATGATCGAGAAATTGCGCCAGCGAAGCTTCATCCTGGAACGGTACGGACTGCACCTGTTCGGGTTCGTGCACCGCACGTTCCTGGAGTTCTTCTGCGCCGAGGAGATCGTGGACAGGTTCGAGCACGAACCGGAGGCCTGGGGCCTCGAGCAGCTGCGCGCGCTGTTCCGCGAGCACTGGGCCGACCCGTCCTGGCGGGAGGTGCTCCGGCTGGTCGCCGGCGCGCTGCCCGCCCAGGCCGCCAACGACCTGATCACCATGCTGGCCACCGAGGTCAACCAGCCCTGGCCACCGCTGAACCTGCCCACCCCACCCTGGCACCTCGTACTCGCCGCGCAGTGCGTGGCCGAGGCGCCGCAGCCGGCCGAGCTGGCCGACGCCGGCGGCGCGGTGCTCCGCCAGGTCGTCCTGCTGGTCGAGCACGGCATCTCCGCCGACGACCCGAATCTGGTCGAGCTCACCGAGCAGGATCTCCTCTCCTCGATCCGTGCGCTCGGACCGCACTGGCCGGGCCGAGGCACCTTCCTGCACTGGTACCGCCGCCGCGGGGTACGGACCAGTTGGCGTTCCGGCTCCACGTTTGCCACCCGGGCCGCCGCGGCCCTGTCCACCGCCGGGGAGCAGCTGGAAGAGCTGTTGATCCGGGAGCTCGGCGAGCGCCGTGAACGGCAGGCCCGGCTCACCCTGGTCGCCGGGCTGGCCGAGGCCGCCGGCCGGCAGAACACCACCAGCCGCAGCCACCGATACTGCCGCGACCTGCTGTTCGAACAGGCGCGGGCGGAAGGCTCGACCGCCGTACGGCAGGCCGCCGTACGCGCTCTCGTCACCCACTTCGCCGCCGACACCGACCTCGTCGACGTGCTGCGCACCCTCGCCGGTTCCTCCGATCCAGCGGTGCGTGCGCTCGTCGTGCCGGCCCTCGACACCCGGGTCGACTCGGCCAAGGATGTCCGGCGGTTGCTGCTGGCCCGGGCCACCGACGATCGGGACAACGCGGTCCGGCGGGCGGCCGCGGCAGTGCTCGCCGCGCGCTGCGCCGACCTACCGGACGCCCCCGAGACGCTGCAGCTTCTGCTCGCCACCGACACCGACCCCGGCGTGGTGCAGTGCGCGCTGAAGTGCCTGTTGGCGCTGCCCCGGCACGCGGAGGCGGCCCGCGCGCGGGCGCTGGCCCGGGTGGTCGACGACGATCACGACGACGTACGCCGCTGCCTGGTGACCGAACTGCTGCCCGGGCAGGCCGGTCCGGACAGCAGCGAACTGCTGCTGAAGCTGGCCGGCTCGGACTCCTCCGCGCGGGTCCGCGCGGTCGCCGTGCAACGGCTGGCGCTCGTACCCGACCCGGACGGGCGCTGCCAGGACCGGCTGGTGGACCGGATCAAGCAGGACGAGGACGCCTCCGTGCGGGCCGCCGCGGTGACCGCGCTGGCCGACCGGTACCACCCGGACGACACCGGGTGGGCGGTGATGGCCCACGCGGCTCAATCCGACGAGGACGCGACGGTGCGCCTCGCCGCGGTGCGCGCGCTGGCCGAGGCATACCCGGACCACCGCACCGGGCAGCTGCTGCTGGAACGGGCCCGCCACGACCCCACCGCGAGCCTCCGACTCGCCGCGGTCGACCTGCTCACCGGTCGCCCCCTGCTCGAACATGCCACCCGTGACCTGCTCATCGCGCGGGCCACCGAGGAGCGGGACCCGATCGTCCGGTTGCGCGTCACCCGCAGCCTGGCCCGCACCGAAGCCCCGCTCGACGCCGAGGTGCGCGAATGCCTGACCGAGCAGGTCCGCCGGGACCCCGACCCGAACGTGCTCCGCGCCGCCGCGCAGGCCCTGGCCCGCGACGGCGGGGCCAACGGCCTGGTGGACACCCTGTCCCACCGGGCCCGCCAAGACAGCTACGACGGCATCCGCCTGGCCGCCGTGCAGACCCTCTGCGCATTCGGGAGCGCCGACGCGGTGACCGATGTGCTCCTGGAGTGCGTCCAGTCGGACACGGACCCGGCGGTCTTCGACGCGGCGGTTGACTGCCTGACCACGCGGAACTCGGCGTCCATGGCCGTCACGCAGCGGCTGACGCGCCGCCTGGCCGACCGGGAACCGGCGATCCGCGCCCGCATCGCCGCCGCGCTCGGCGAACACTTCGGAGCCGACCCCGAGGTCCGGGTGCTGCTGATGGGGCTGGTCAACGACGATCCGGACCTGGAAGTCCGGCGCCGGGCCGTGGAGCAGCTGGCAGCCGCGCCGGCCGACCGGCGGGAGGTACGGGAGCTGCTGGTGCGACTGGTGGACGACGACGACTGGGAGATCCGCCGGACGGCACTGCTCGCGCTGGCGCGGCACTACGGCGCGGACACCGGGACGCGCGAGGTGCTCGTCCGGCTGGCGCATCAGGAGGACTACGACGCGGTACGGCGGCTGGTCGCGCAACTGCTGGCCACGCTCCCCGGCACCGTCCCCGACGATTTCCCGTGA